A single window of Streptomyces sp. NBC_00464 DNA harbors:
- a CDS encoding SDR family NAD(P)-dependent oxidoreductase, producing MDTQDVHSSAPSTFDGTVLITGATQGLGLHLARDLAGRGATLLLHGRSRERLDRAAAEVRALSDGRAEVRTYLADLSDLDQVRSLAAEVRAAEPRLDVLVNNAVAGGGAQPRLRELSAQGHELRFAVNYLTPYLLIRELLPLLTASAPARVVQVASVGQSPVDFDDVMMERDYEGLEAYCRSKLAMIMSTFDLAAAGTPGSGVTFNALHPAHLMDTEGVRAYGLTPATSVEEGVRPTVRLITDPALAGVSGRYYDRFTDAAAHDQAYDPQARRRLAALTRELLGG from the coding sequence ATGGACACTCAAGACGTGCACAGCTCCGCGCCCTCCACTTTCGACGGGACCGTCCTCATCACGGGCGCCACCCAGGGACTCGGCCTGCACCTCGCCCGCGATCTGGCCGGCCGCGGCGCGACACTCCTCCTGCACGGCCGGAGCCGGGAACGGCTCGACCGGGCCGCCGCCGAGGTGCGGGCACTCTCCGACGGCCGGGCGGAGGTCCGCACCTATCTCGCCGATCTCTCCGATCTGGACCAGGTCCGCTCGCTCGCCGCCGAAGTCCGGGCGGCCGAGCCCCGGCTCGACGTCCTGGTCAACAACGCGGTGGCCGGCGGGGGTGCGCAGCCGCGGCTGCGCGAGCTGAGCGCCCAGGGCCATGAACTCCGCTTCGCCGTCAACTATCTGACGCCGTATCTGCTGATCAGGGAGCTGCTTCCGCTACTGACCGCTTCCGCTCCGGCGCGGGTGGTCCAGGTGGCGTCGGTGGGGCAGTCGCCCGTCGACTTCGACGACGTCATGATGGAGCGCGACTACGAGGGCCTCGAGGCCTACTGCCGGAGCAAGCTCGCGATGATCATGTCGACGTTCGACCTGGCCGCAGCCGGGACGCCCGGGAGCGGGGTCACCTTCAACGCCCTGCACCCGGCTCATCTGATGGACACCGAGGGGGTGCGGGCATACGGGCTGACTCCGGCGACCTCCGTCGAGGAGGGGGTACGTCCCACGGTCCGGCTGATCACCGACCCGGCGCTCGCCGGGGTCAGCGGCCGCTACTACGACCGGTTCACGGACGCGGCCGCGCATGATCAGGCCTACGATCCGCAGGCCCGCAGGCGCCTCGCCGCGCTGACGCGTGAACTGCTGGGCGGCTGA
- a CDS encoding O-acetyl-ADP-ribose deacetylase, which yields MRTSSAVTVTLVRGDITRQSVDAVVNAANSSLLGGGGVDGAIHRRGGPQILAACRELRASKYGKGLRTGQAVATTAGKLDARWVVHTVGPVWSSAEDRSALLESCYREALRVAAELGARTIAFPAISTGIYGWPMDDGARIAVRTVLAEAAAPVEEVRFVLFDAHAYVEFEEALAAQA from the coding sequence ATGCGCACATCTTCCGCCGTCACCGTCACCCTCGTACGGGGCGACATCACCCGGCAGTCCGTCGACGCCGTCGTCAACGCCGCGAACTCCTCCCTGCTCGGCGGCGGCGGGGTCGACGGTGCGATCCACCGCCGGGGTGGCCCCCAAATCCTGGCCGCCTGCCGGGAGTTGCGCGCGTCGAAGTACGGCAAGGGGCTGCGGACCGGCCAGGCGGTCGCCACCACAGCCGGCAAGCTGGACGCCCGCTGGGTCGTGCACACGGTGGGTCCGGTCTGGAGCAGCGCCGAGGACCGCTCGGCGCTGCTGGAGTCCTGCTACCGCGAAGCCCTACGGGTGGCAGCGGAGTTGGGGGCCCGCACCATCGCCTTCCCCGCGATCTCCACCGGAATCTACGGCTGGCCGATGGACGACGGCGCCCGCATCGCCGTGCGCACGGTGCTGGCGGAGGCGGCCGCGCCCGTCGAGGAGGTGCGGTTCGTGCTGTTCGACGCGCACGCGTACGTGGAGTTCGAGGAGGCGCTGGCGGCGCAGGCCTGA
- a CDS encoding SDR family NAD(P)-dependent oxidoreductase, whose protein sequence is MDLTDKVAVVTGSGRGLGLAYAQSLAAAGAAVVVNDVDPEAAAAAVKQITEAGGRAVAEVVPVGTTEAAETLVARAVDTFGRLDVMVTNAGVLRDKVLWKMTDDDFDTVVQVHLRGTFTCGRAAAVRMREQGEGGRIIVAGSPAGQRGNFGQTNYAAAKAGIAAMVRTWAMELDRAGITANAVIPVAATAMTKTIPAFAPHIEALEEHGTPFPDALRKGEGFGTAEDVAGLVTFLASDASAGVNGQCIGVGGDRLALWSHPQEISVAYAEGGWSADAIADAWPVSVGRVPETFGIPAPRL, encoded by the coding sequence ATGGACCTCACCGACAAGGTCGCCGTCGTCACGGGCAGCGGCCGTGGTCTCGGGCTCGCCTACGCGCAGTCCCTGGCGGCCGCCGGCGCTGCCGTCGTCGTCAACGACGTGGACCCCGAGGCCGCCGCGGCCGCCGTGAAGCAGATCACCGAGGCAGGCGGCCGGGCCGTCGCCGAAGTGGTGCCGGTCGGCACCACCGAGGCCGCCGAGACCCTGGTCGCCCGCGCGGTCGACACCTTCGGCCGACTCGACGTCATGGTCACCAACGCCGGCGTCCTGCGGGACAAGGTCCTGTGGAAGATGACCGACGACGACTTCGACACGGTCGTCCAGGTGCACCTGCGCGGAACGTTCACCTGCGGACGCGCTGCCGCCGTACGGATGCGCGAACAGGGTGAGGGCGGCCGCATCATCGTCGCCGGCTCCCCGGCCGGCCAGCGCGGCAACTTCGGCCAGACCAACTACGCCGCCGCCAAGGCCGGCATCGCGGCGATGGTCCGCACCTGGGCGATGGAGCTGGACCGTGCCGGGATCACCGCGAACGCCGTGATCCCGGTCGCCGCGACCGCCATGACGAAGACCATTCCCGCCTTCGCCCCGCACATCGAGGCCCTGGAGGAGCACGGCACGCCATTCCCGGACGCCCTGCGCAAGGGCGAGGGATTCGGCACCGCAGAAGACGTGGCCGGTCTCGTGACCTTCCTCGCCTCGGACGCATCGGCCGGGGTCAACGGCCAGTGCATCGGCGTCGGCGGGGACAGGCTCGCCCTGTGGTCGCATCCCCAGGAGATCTCGGTCGCGTACGCAGAGGGCGGCTGGAGCGCCGACGCGATCGCGGACGCCTGGCCCGTCTCCGTCGGCCGCGTCCCGGAGACCTTCGGCATCCCCGCCCCCCGGCTGTGA
- a CDS encoding inositol monophosphatase family protein — MIDDFLAGDLTEVEAAVRAAAAAEIMPRHRQLAAHEIVEKNGPHDLVTIADRLAEEHLTASLSRLLPGSVVVGEEAVHADPKVYEALGGEAPVWIVDPVDGTRQFVRGETGFCTLVALAHRGELLASWTYAAALDEMAVAVRGRGATLNGAPIRSGSPAPDAVLRVAMSHPDYTTDAQKQALLGLRTEGIDARPCGSAGLEYLAVARGDLDALAFNWEYAWDHAAGLLLVTEAGGAQATMSGAPFRITGGNDLPFTAARDRATADRILAALRTGA, encoded by the coding sequence ATGATCGATGACTTCCTTGCCGGGGACCTGACCGAGGTCGAGGCGGCGGTCCGCGCAGCGGCCGCCGCCGAGATCATGCCGCGCCACCGGCAGCTCGCCGCACACGAGATCGTCGAGAAGAACGGTCCGCACGACCTCGTGACCATCGCGGACCGGCTCGCCGAGGAACACCTCACCGCCTCCCTGAGCCGGCTCCTGCCCGGCTCCGTGGTCGTCGGCGAGGAGGCGGTCCACGCCGACCCGAAGGTGTACGAGGCGCTGGGCGGCGAGGCCCCCGTGTGGATCGTCGACCCGGTCGACGGCACCCGCCAGTTCGTCCGCGGCGAAACGGGGTTCTGCACCCTGGTCGCCCTGGCCCACCGCGGCGAGCTGCTGGCCTCCTGGACGTACGCCGCCGCCCTGGACGAGATGGCCGTCGCGGTCCGAGGCCGTGGGGCCACGCTCAACGGTGCTCCGATACGCTCCGGCTCGCCCGCGCCCGACGCCGTACTGCGGGTGGCGATGTCGCACCCGGACTACACCACCGACGCACAGAAGCAGGCCCTGCTCGGCCTGCGCACCGAAGGCATCGACGCCCGCCCCTGCGGTTCGGCCGGCCTCGAATACCTCGCCGTAGCCCGCGGCGACCTGGACGCGCTCGCCTTCAACTGGGAGTACGCCTGGGACCACGCGGCAGGGCTTCTCCTGGTCACGGAGGCGGGCGGCGCCCAGGCCACAATGTCCGGCGCGCCGTTCCGTATCACCGGGGGCAACGACCTGCCCTTCACGGCGGCCCGCGACCGCGCGACGGCCGACCGGATCCTGGCCGCGCTGCGCACGGGCGCCTGA
- a CDS encoding VOC family protein, with product MIAELQCVVLDCPDPLLLAEFYRSLLGGRVNQVDRRWAVDDDWATLHTAAGTVLAFQRVTDHRPPRWPDPERPQQFHLDFGVPDLAAAEQEVMAAGATVLDDGAGTDRPWRIYADPAGHPFCLVKHGAGPS from the coding sequence ATGATCGCCGAACTGCAGTGCGTGGTGCTCGACTGCCCCGACCCCTTGCTCCTCGCGGAGTTCTACCGCTCGCTCCTCGGCGGGCGCGTGAACCAGGTGGACCGGCGGTGGGCGGTCGACGACGACTGGGCGACGCTGCACACCGCGGCCGGTACCGTGCTCGCGTTCCAGCGCGTGACGGACCACCGGCCGCCGCGTTGGCCCGATCCGGAGCGCCCCCAGCAGTTCCATCTGGACTTCGGCGTCCCCGACCTGGCCGCGGCCGAGCAGGAGGTGATGGCGGCCGGCGCGACCGTACTGGACGACGGGGCCGGGACCGACCGCCCGTGGCGTATCTACGCGGATCCGGCCGGGCATCCGTTCTGCCTGGTCAAGCACGGCGCCGGCCCCTCCTGA
- a CDS encoding acyl-CoA synthetase codes for MRNQGIGSWVVRRNRRTPRRTALVHEGRAFTYAELHERSTRLAHALRTSGVRRGDRVAFLGPNHPAYLETLFASGLLGAVFVPLNTRLALPELLHQTTDSGCRVLVHARQPGERVKALAEGSGIGAVIAVEQGPGESYEELLAGAGTEPVDEEVGHEDVCLIMYTSGTTGRSKGAVLTHGNIVWNSLNVLVDTDLASDEVALVGAPLFHTAALNMSCLPTLLKGGTVVLESSFDAARSLELIEQHGVTCMFGVPTMYDSMVSAPGWATADLSSLRNLLCGGAPVPSRTAQACLDRGLTFVQGYGMTETSPGALVLGRADSLGHAGSAGVPHFFTDVEILLPSGERAATGEKGEVVVSGPNVTPGYWNLPEATAAAFLDGARFRSGDVATVDADGFVTLVDRLKDMIISGGENIYPAEVEDVLLGHPAVAEAAVIGVPDPKWGEVGRAVVVLRADAAVTADELITHLRDRLARYKVPRSVVLTTGLPRNATGKLLKAPIRARYGSA; via the coding sequence ATGCGTAATCAGGGCATCGGCTCCTGGGTCGTGCGACGCAACCGACGAACTCCCCGGCGCACCGCTCTCGTTCATGAGGGCCGCGCCTTCACTTATGCCGAACTGCACGAGCGCTCCACCCGACTCGCGCACGCGCTGAGGACATCGGGCGTACGCCGCGGTGACCGGGTGGCCTTCCTCGGACCGAACCATCCGGCCTACCTGGAGACACTGTTCGCCTCGGGGCTGCTCGGGGCCGTCTTCGTCCCGCTCAACACCCGTCTCGCGCTGCCGGAGTTGCTCCACCAGACGACGGACTCCGGATGCCGGGTCCTGGTGCACGCCCGGCAGCCCGGGGAGCGGGTGAAGGCACTGGCCGAGGGTTCCGGGATCGGCGCTGTGATCGCCGTCGAGCAGGGCCCGGGGGAATCGTACGAGGAACTGCTCGCCGGGGCCGGCACGGAGCCGGTGGACGAGGAGGTCGGCCATGAGGACGTCTGTCTCATCATGTACACCTCGGGAACCACCGGGCGTTCCAAGGGGGCGGTCCTCACTCACGGGAACATCGTGTGGAACAGCCTCAACGTCCTGGTCGACACCGACCTCGCGAGTGACGAAGTCGCCCTCGTCGGGGCACCGCTGTTCCACACCGCGGCCCTCAACATGAGCTGTCTGCCGACACTCCTCAAGGGCGGCACGGTGGTCCTGGAGTCCTCATTCGATGCGGCCCGCAGCCTGGAGCTGATCGAACAGCACGGCGTCACCTGCATGTTCGGCGTCCCTACGATGTACGACTCAATGGTGTCCGCGCCCGGCTGGGCGACGGCCGACCTGTCCAGCCTGCGGAATCTGCTCTGCGGCGGGGCCCCGGTCCCGTCGCGTACCGCACAGGCATGTCTGGACCGGGGGCTCACCTTCGTCCAGGGCTACGGCATGACGGAGACCTCCCCAGGGGCCCTCGTCCTCGGGCGGGCGGACTCGCTCGGCCACGCCGGATCGGCGGGAGTGCCGCACTTCTTCACGGACGTCGAGATCCTGCTGCCCTCGGGCGAGCGAGCGGCGACCGGCGAGAAGGGCGAGGTCGTCGTCTCGGGCCCCAATGTGACGCCCGGCTACTGGAATCTGCCCGAGGCGACCGCCGCGGCCTTCCTCGACGGGGCCCGGTTCCGTTCCGGCGATGTGGCGACCGTTGACGCGGACGGATTCGTCACCCTCGTCGACCGCCTCAAGGACATGATCATCTCGGGCGGCGAGAACATCTATCCGGCCGAGGTCGAGGACGTCCTGCTCGGTCATCCGGCGGTCGCCGAGGCCGCGGTCATCGGCGTCCCGGACCCGAAGTGGGGCGAGGTCGGACGCGCCGTGGTCGTGCTCCGCGCGGACGCGGCCGTCACTGCGGACGAGCTCATCACCCACCTGCGGGACCGGCTCGCCCGCTACAAGGTCCCCCGGTCGGTGGTCCTCACCACCGGACTCCCCCGCAATGCCACCGGAAAGCTCCTCAAGGCGCCGATCCGGGCCCGTTACGGCTCCGCCTGA
- a CDS encoding MaoC family dehydratase, with protein MSLSVNGIDEIKALNGADLGHSSWLEIAQDRVGTFADSTDDHQWIHVDVERAKEGPFGGTIAHGYLTLALLIPMWSELLQVEGVSMAVNYGLNKVRFPSPVRVGSKIRTHGRIASVGDVRGGVEVAVDLTVEIDGSEKPACVAQALYRFYA; from the coding sequence ATGTCACTCAGCGTGAACGGAATCGACGAGATCAAGGCTCTGAACGGCGCCGACCTCGGCCACAGTTCCTGGCTGGAGATCGCCCAGGACCGGGTCGGCACCTTCGCCGACTCGACCGACGACCACCAGTGGATCCACGTCGACGTGGAGCGTGCGAAGGAGGGGCCGTTCGGCGGGACCATCGCCCACGGCTACCTGACCCTCGCGCTCCTCATCCCGATGTGGAGCGAGCTGCTCCAGGTCGAAGGCGTGTCGATGGCCGTCAACTACGGCTTGAACAAGGTCCGTTTTCCTTCCCCCGTGCGGGTCGGCTCGAAGATCCGCACGCATGGCCGCATCGCCTCGGTCGGGGACGTCAGGGGCGGGGTCGAGGTGGCCGTCGACCTCACGGTGGAGATCGACGGCTCGGAGAAGCCGGCGTGCGTCGCGCAGGCCCTGTACCGCTTCTACGCCTGA
- a CDS encoding phytoene desaturase family protein: MPSMLDAVVVGAGPNGLTAAAELARRGFAVEVFEAGATVGGGARTEELTLPGFRHDPCSAVHPLGIGSPAFDAMPLARHGLEWLQPQLALAHPFPDGTAAVLATSVGETAMALGPQDAGAYRRLVAPFLGHWDSLAQDFLRTPWDGLPRDPYRWVRFGLDAIQPATLLSRRFRSEKARGLFAGLAAHAIAPTSGLATGGIALLFALAAHEKGWPVPRGGSQAISDALASFLREQGGVIRTGTEVKRLDELPPARAYIFDTSPTALARIAGLGNAYRGYRYGASCFKIDYALSGPVPWTAKEARRAGTVHIGPTADEIDSALRAAVTGRDPSVPFLITAQPSLTDPSRAPEGKQVFWVYGHVPAGWEGDATEVIERQLERFAPGFRDVVLARAVTGPPQLAARNANYVDGDIACGAFSGLQTVIRPKLARVPYATAHPSVYICSSATPPGPGVHGMSGHHAAKAVWRRLRESGPSGRR; the protein is encoded by the coding sequence GTGCCGTCGATGCTCGATGCCGTCGTCGTGGGGGCAGGCCCCAACGGACTGACCGCCGCAGCCGAACTGGCCCGCCGTGGCTTCGCCGTGGAGGTCTTCGAAGCCGGGGCGACCGTCGGCGGCGGAGCCCGTACCGAAGAACTGACACTGCCGGGCTTCCGGCACGACCCCTGCTCGGCGGTCCACCCGCTGGGCATCGGCTCGCCCGCCTTCGATGCGATGCCGCTCGCCCGGCACGGCCTGGAGTGGCTGCAGCCGCAGCTCGCCCTGGCCCACCCCTTCCCGGACGGGACCGCCGCCGTGCTGGCCACCTCGGTGGGGGAGACGGCCATGGCGCTCGGGCCGCAGGACGCGGGGGCGTACCGGAGACTGGTCGCGCCCTTCCTCGGTCACTGGGACAGCCTCGCCCAGGACTTCCTGCGCACTCCGTGGGACGGCCTGCCCCGTGACCCGTACCGCTGGGTGCGGTTCGGGCTCGACGCGATCCAGCCCGCCACGCTTCTGTCCCGCCGCTTCCGGAGCGAGAAGGCCCGCGGCCTCTTTGCCGGACTGGCCGCTCACGCCATAGCCCCCACCAGCGGCCTCGCCACCGGCGGCATCGCCCTGCTCTTCGCCCTCGCCGCGCACGAGAAGGGCTGGCCGGTGCCGCGCGGCGGCTCGCAGGCCATCTCCGACGCCCTTGCCTCGTTCCTCCGGGAGCAGGGCGGCGTCATCCGTACCGGTACGGAGGTCAAGCGCCTGGACGAGCTGCCGCCCGCCCGCGCCTACATCTTCGACACCTCGCCGACGGCGCTGGCCCGGATCGCGGGACTGGGCAACGCCTACCGGGGCTACCGCTACGGCGCGTCCTGCTTCAAGATCGACTACGCGCTGTCGGGCCCCGTCCCCTGGACCGCGAAGGAGGCCCGCCGGGCCGGCACGGTCCACATCGGGCCCACGGCCGACGAGATCGACTCCGCCCTGCGCGCCGCAGTCACCGGGCGCGATCCGAGCGTGCCGTTCCTGATCACGGCCCAGCCCAGCCTCACCGACCCGTCCCGCGCACCCGAGGGCAAGCAGGTCTTCTGGGTGTACGGACACGTCCCGGCGGGCTGGGAGGGCGATGCCACCGAGGTCATCGAGCGCCAGCTGGAGCGGTTCGCCCCCGGCTTCCGCGACGTGGTGCTCGCCCGCGCGGTGACGGGGCCGCCCCAACTCGCCGCGCGCAACGCGAACTACGTCGACGGGGACATCGCCTGCGGCGCGTTCTCCGGACTGCAGACCGTGATCCGCCCCAAGCTCGCCCGGGTGCCGTACGCGACCGCGCACCCGTCGGTCTACATCTGCTCGTCGGCGACCCCGCCGGGCCCCGGTGTGCACGGCATGTCCGGACACCATGCGGCGAAGGCCGTTTGGCGGCGGCTGCGGGAATCGGGACCGTCCGGGCGTCGTTGA
- a CDS encoding amidohydrolase family protein: MNLDELVAIDFHTHAEVSAKGGISLSAELDSAAGAYFKAEHRHPTLPEIAAHYRERKMACVVFTVDAESATGTPPVPNEEIAEAALENPDVIIPFAGVDPYKGKAAVRQIHRLVTEFGVKGFKFHPSIQAFHPNDRMAYPLYEAIEEAGAIALFHTGQTGIGAGTPGGGGIRLKYSNPMDVDDVAADFPGMPIVLAHPSFPWQDEALAVATHKPQVYIDLSGWSPKYFPPQLVKYANSLLQDKVLFGSDYPMLSPDRWLADFAGLPIKDSVRPKILKENAAALLGLTHR; this comes from the coding sequence CTGAACCTCGACGAACTCGTCGCCATCGACTTCCACACGCACGCCGAGGTCTCCGCCAAGGGCGGCATCTCCCTCTCGGCCGAGCTGGACAGTGCCGCCGGCGCCTACTTCAAGGCGGAGCACCGCCATCCCACCCTGCCCGAGATCGCCGCGCACTACCGGGAACGCAAGATGGCCTGCGTCGTCTTCACCGTGGACGCGGAGTCGGCGACGGGCACCCCGCCGGTCCCGAACGAGGAGATCGCCGAAGCCGCTCTGGAGAACCCGGACGTCATCATCCCGTTCGCCGGTGTCGACCCCTACAAGGGCAAGGCGGCAGTCCGTCAGATCCACCGTCTGGTAACGGAGTTCGGCGTCAAGGGCTTCAAGTTCCACCCGAGCATCCAGGCGTTCCATCCGAACGACCGGATGGCATACCCCCTGTACGAGGCCATCGAGGAAGCCGGAGCCATCGCACTGTTCCACACCGGCCAGACCGGCATCGGTGCCGGTACGCCCGGTGGTGGCGGCATCCGTCTGAAGTACTCCAACCCGATGGACGTGGACGATGTGGCCGCCGACTTCCCAGGGATGCCGATCGTCCTCGCCCACCCGTCCTTCCCCTGGCAGGACGAGGCACTGGCGGTGGCCACCCACAAGCCGCAGGTCTACATCGACCTCTCCGGCTGGTCGCCGAAGTACTTCCCGCCGCAGCTGGTCAAGTACGCCAACAGCCTGCTGCAGGACAAGGTCCTGTTCGGCTCCGACTATCCGATGCTCTCGCCGGACCGCTGGCTGGCCGACTTCGCCGGACTCCCCATCAAGGACTCGGTACGGCCGAAGATCCTCAAGGAGAACGCGGCCGCACTGCTCGGTCTGACCCACCGCTGA
- a CDS encoding nucleotidyltransferase domain-containing protein has translation MAQRLTAVPGVRAVALGGSRARGTHRPDSDWDLGLYYRGTPDIAALTTLASEFQGSPVEVAGPGDWGPWVNGGAWLRVDGVPVDWILRDLDRVEAVWSDCRRGRFEVGVQPGHPLGFWSPAYPGEVALGRVLADAHGELTALQQETSEYPEPLRTALADAAWEADFSVGAARKSAPTGDRLHVSLCLSRAFGILTQSLHAHHRTWCLNEKGALAAAAALPETPPEFAERVGEALEGLDGAAVETAAEVVRDVREVLRTRPA, from the coding sequence ATGGCCCAGCGGCTGACCGCCGTGCCCGGCGTCCGTGCCGTCGCCCTCGGCGGCAGCCGGGCCCGGGGTACCCACCGGCCGGACTCCGACTGGGACCTGGGCCTCTACTACCGGGGCACTCCGGACATCGCCGCACTGACCACGCTGGCCTCCGAGTTCCAGGGCTCCCCGGTCGAAGTGGCCGGGCCGGGCGACTGGGGGCCGTGGGTGAACGGCGGGGCCTGGCTGCGGGTGGACGGCGTCCCGGTCGACTGGATCCTGCGTGACCTGGACCGGGTCGAGGCGGTCTGGTCCGATTGCCGGCGGGGCCGCTTCGAGGTGGGGGTCCAGCCGGGGCATCCGCTCGGCTTCTGGTCTCCCGCCTATCCGGGCGAGGTCGCCCTCGGGCGTGTACTCGCCGACGCGCACGGCGAGTTGACGGCCCTTCAGCAGGAGACGTCCGAGTATCCGGAGCCGCTGCGCACGGCACTTGCCGATGCGGCCTGGGAGGCGGACTTCTCGGTCGGGGCGGCCCGCAAGTCGGCGCCCACCGGTGACCGGCTCCATGTCTCGCTCTGTCTGTCCCGGGCCTTCGGCATCCTCACCCAGTCCCTGCACGCCCACCACCGCACCTGGTGCCTCAACGAGAAGGGCGCGCTGGCCGCCGCGGCGGCCCTGCCGGAGACTCCCCCGGAGTTCGCGGAGCGCGTCGGTGAGGCGCTGGAGGGGCTGGACGGCGCTGCGGTGGAGACGGCCGCGGAGGTCGTTCGGGACGTGCGCGAGGTCCTTCGGACGCGGCCGGCCTGA
- a CDS encoding MarR family winged helix-turn-helix transcriptional regulator: MGMTAGDRLGADIKRAEQALMAAKSAALKGADLTVAQYAALFALSDNPGMSGAALARACLVTPQAMAAVLKHLEERGLIVRSVHPWHQKMLETRLTDAGVETLRLADEQAVRIERRIADEFSPQERDTLRELLGRCVTAIQRD, from the coding sequence ATGGGAATGACCGCCGGCGACCGCCTCGGCGCGGACATCAAACGTGCAGAGCAAGCCCTCATGGCAGCCAAGAGCGCCGCGCTGAAGGGCGCCGACCTGACGGTCGCGCAGTACGCGGCGCTGTTCGCCCTGTCCGACAACCCGGGGATGTCGGGAGCTGCTCTGGCGAGGGCCTGCCTGGTGACGCCGCAGGCGATGGCGGCGGTGCTGAAGCACCTGGAGGAGCGCGGGCTGATCGTCAGGTCGGTTCACCCGTGGCATCAGAAGATGCTGGAGACCCGCCTGACCGACGCCGGGGTCGAGACGCTGCGGCTGGCCGACGAGCAGGCGGTACGGATCGAACGCCGCATCGCGGACGAGTTCTCCCCGCAGGAGCGGGACACCCTGCGGGAGCTGCTGGGCCGCTGCGTCACGGCCATTCAGCGCGACTGA